ATATTGCCTACGGTATTCTCAATGACCTGACCTAGCGCTGCGCCCGACTGGTATTGTGCTCCATCAGGGATCTGTTCGAGGGCGAACTCACCATCAAGTACTTCGTAGGGTTCTGTTGCGATCGTTTCCTCGTCTGCAGTCACTTCGATCTCGTATTCACCGGGAGGTATCTGCTGATCTGATTCACCAAGCGTCCGTTCTATCGTCCTGGATTCACCTGAAGCGAGTGTCACCGTTCGACCTTGCTCGCCGGTTGGTGATGACACACTGATGTCTTGTGTTCGGTCGACCGACCAGTGATTCATCAGTGTCACCGTTGTCTCAGGAGTGGTATTTGGCGTTCCTGTTCGTGGATCTACTGTAACGGTTGCTCCAAGTAGACGTTGCTGACCCTCTATAACCTGTATTTGGTGGTCGACTTCATCTTGACCGGCTGCCGTCGCTGTGAGATTGTACTCGCCTTCATTTTCCGGAAGTTCGACACGAGCTATCCCATTGGCGTTAGTCGTAGCTTCAGTGCCATCAATAGAGACGGTCGCATCCGAGACTGGTTCCTCGGTTGATGTCGTCACCGGGACGAGAAGGGTTTCGCCAGGCGATGCGTTAGCGGGCAGCGTCTCAGGAAGCATGAGTGAATCCGGAGCACTGACAGTAATGGTCCGTTCGTGACCCTGACTAGAAACGGTCTGTGACCCTGTCGACTCGAACGTATGGTTGATCTCAATTCGCTCTTCCTCATCGGGATCCAGGGTTACATCTCGTTCAATGGTTTGCTGGCCAGCATTAATCGTAAGTGTCTGTGAGACTGTCGACGATTCGTCGTTGTGCACGTGGACTGTGATTGGTACTGATTCGCCCTGAACGGCCGTCTCCGGAGTGTTTATTCCCTGGACGATACGTTCTTCGGGTGGAATTTGGGAGCTGTCAGGAGTGTCAAAGACAGCGTCAACGTTACCAGCAGTTCGAACGACATGGACTGTTCCCGAGTCAACCGACAGGTGATGACCGGTTTCGAGTGGGACGATGAGCTGACTGTCAGACAAGCTATTGGTTTGATAGACACCGACAATCGTGACACGAGCTACACCAGGACGATCGCTTCCACCAAGTGTTCGTGTGTCACCGATAGTCAGATCCTGGGATTCTGCAAGGTCCTGTCCAACAACGGCTTCATTCGGCGCAGTCGGCGCATGCCCCTTGACGAGTTCGGAGTCGGTGACGGCAGCGAAGTCGGAATAGTTCGCTCCTCGAGCAAGATACGGCTGCCCATCGTGTACCTGGGCAAGGACAATTTCTGGACTAGCGTCGATCCCTTCAGCGTGGAACGCATCCGCGACTTCTACATCAAGACGGCTATCGATCGGATGGGACGCGTCTGCCGATGTTAGCGTGCCGCTTTGAGTGCTCTGAAGCGGTGCGATTGCCGCCCCGAGCCCCCCAATGAGGAGAACGAGGAGAATGAAGACGGTAAGCGTTGCTCCTGTTGGAACGAGTATTCGCCAGTCCAGAAGCGTTGGCGAGAACGAGGACGGGAGACGTGTCGTAAGTCGCTGGACGAGGGGAGGATCTGAACGCTGTCCAGCATACGACTGAAGTGCAGTCGGTGGGGCGTTTACCGCTGGTCGAGCCGCGAGTATACCAGCAAAACAGCCTACTAGCACAAGTGTTGCGAGCATTGGAACGAGAATACTAAGGACAGAAGGCGTTAGCTGCGGCTCCAGGGTGATTGAGACGCCTGCCCACGTCGCAAGGGCGATCGAGAGATGAGTTACAACAACACCAACAAGGAAGCCACTCAGGACGCCGACGAATGCAAGAAGGGTAGATCGAAGGCCAAAGAGAGAAAGAACGCGAAGGGGTGTTCCACCAGTCGAACGGATGATTTCAATCGTCTCGATCCGTTCGCGGACGCTGATACGAGTCACACTATACAGAACAACCAGAATAATGACTGCGCCGGCAGCGGTCGCGACCGCTAGGAGCTGTAACACCTCGTGCATCCCTGCAAGGAGAAGCACGAGCGCCGAGATCAGTGGGACACCCATATCGGATTGGCCAGATGGGAAGAAGGAGGTAAAGTCTCCAGTCATTGTGCCACCGCTTTCAATAGTTATTGCCTCTGTGGGACCGAGTGTTTCAACCGTTGAACTGGAGGCCGTATACCACCAGGAAGGGAAGATCGTCTTTTCCTCCTGCGGTATTGCCGTAACTGTCGTCGTCTCTTGTTGCCCCTCAAATTCTATTGTCTGTTCGTTGGAAACGGGACCGGAGACAGTCTCTGGATCGCCCGGTGGTGGAATAGTCGCCGTCTGCCATGATGTCGTCGCATCAGCAAGTTCACTTGGAGCATTTGGTGGGATTCCAATGACAGTGTGCTTTATTCCATTTTCATCCTCGACAGTTGCAACTGGGAAGACAATCGCATCATCGCCAGCGGCTTCTTCGGCGTTAGCTAACGAGTCATGATGGGTAGCGGTCGTGGAGGTCGCTAAATCACTGCTAACGGTCGTGATGTGCGTCCCTGCAGTTAGGAGCAGCAGTGTCGTACCAACAAGAAATGCAGTGCTAACTGCAACGATGACGACTGTTAGCCAGTCCCGACGTGACCATTGTCGGAGGAGAATGCGTTGATACCCCATTTAGTCGCTCTTTTGGCTTTGATGTTGCTCGTCGATGCAAGAGACATACTGTTCATTACTGTTGGCAACCCCGTAGCGACGAACAGTGGCCGTGAGTATCTTCAGATACAGAAAAACCATTAGTGAAGACTGGGTGGTGTTGAAAGTTGAGCCGATGACTGCTCGGTGAGCGCGCCGTCGTCAAGAATGAGAACTCGATCGAACCGATCTGCAAGACGGCGATCGTGGCTTATGACGACAAGTGCCATTTCTGTGCGGTCCCGGAGGTCAAATAGGAGATCAAGAACCTGAGCTGCTGTCTCAGGATCGAGCTGGCCAGTCGGCTCGTCAGCAAGAATAACGTCAGGTTGGTTCGCCAATGCCCGTGCAATGGCGACGCGCTGTTTTTCACCGCCACTAAGTGTAGCTGGATATTGGTCGGCCAGATCGGTGATGTCTAAGGCGTCAAAGAGAGTATCCAGCCAGTCTTCGTCACGTTTACCTCGATGATCTTGAGGGACGGCAGCATTCTCACGTGCGGTTAGATCATCAATGAGTCGAAAGTCCTGAAAGACGAATCCGACCGTTTCGCGTCGAATCCGGGCTCGTGTGCGCTCCGAACTCTCGCTAACATCGTGTCCGTCGACGACGAGTGTCCCTGCAGTGGGCGAATCAAGTAACCCCAGTACGTTGAACAGAGTTGTCTTTCCAGATCCGCTCGGCCCTTGGATTAGAGTACTACTGTCGCGGTTGATCTGAATAGAAACTCCATCCAGAATTTCGTCCCCTCCTCGCTGGATAAGTAGTCCATCCGCTTGGAGTAGTGCCTGGTTCATTCGTATGTATTGTTAGACGGGGAGCTATGTATATTTGTTGACCAATATAGTCAATGTTCTTGAAGGTTTCCTACATCAATTTAATTCAGCCGCTACGGTATAAGAGCAGTTTCGAATCAGACTAATCAGTTTTGAATTGTTTTGAGTAATTTATAGAATTTAGCAGTAGTTGTTGTGATTTAGGTGGATTCCTAATTAAGCAATAACCGCGCGCCTGAACAACTCCTAAGGTAGTCGGTTCGGATCAACGATCTATTCGTCTATTTCGGTACCACAGACGCTACAAAAGTTTGTTTGCCATGGTACAGTGACGCGAATCTTGCGAGGCTCATCACACTCTGGACAGTAGAGTTCTTTAGCCATAGTATATCCCTCGATTCACCAGGCCCTGCTACTATTTGTACGCGTAAAATAGTATTGGAAAAAACCACCCGTATAATCAGTTGTATTAGACACCCTTCGTTCCGAACTATATTTCAGACCGGATTTTTGAAAATTCAGGGAGTATATCAAATCAACTGGGAAATTAGTTGAAGGACTAGTAGGCTATTTGATTGTCAGTTTGTCAGATGTCTGTAGTTATTATAATTACGACCGAAAGAACAATAAACGGAATTCGAGAATGAAGTATACATGGAATTAGAAGATAGTCGACTCCTCATTACAGGAGGTGCTGGATTCATCGGTTCGCACCTCTCTGAGCAACTCCTTGCAGCCGGAAATGAAGTCGTTATTCTCGATAACTTTGCAAATAGCGAACCCGGAGATGTCCCCAACGAGGCAGAACTAGTTGAGGGCGATGTCACTGATCTCGCTGTTGTCAACGAAGCTATTGATAGCGACATCGACGGCGTGTTCCACCTCGCAGCACGCAAATCGGTCAATGACGAGTGGCCGCGCCAGCAGTTCGAGGAGAACACTGCGATGACCTATAATATTCTCAAGGCGATGGATCATTCTGATGTTTCTGAGATCGCTTTTACTTCCTCTTCGACAGTCTATGGGGAGGCCCCGCGTCCGACACCTGAGGACTACGCACCCGCAGAACCGATCAGTGTCTACGCGACGAGCAAGATCGCCGATGAAAGTCTGCTCTCGACGCACGCCCATACCCATGGAATGCGGGTGTGGACCTTTCGGTTCGCGAATATCGTCGGCCCGCGACTCCGTGGAGCGGTGATTCCCGACTTCGTCGAGAAGCTCCGGGCGAACCCCGAGACGCTGACGATCCTCGGTAACGGTCGTCAGGAAAAGTCCTATATGTATATTGAGGACTGTCTGGACGCGATGAGCCACATCATTGAGCATACTGATCAACCAGTCAATACGTTCAACCTCGGCACCCGAACGACGACTTCAGTCAATCAAATTGCTGATATCATTAGTGACGAACTCGGAGTAGATCCCAAGTATGAGTACACGGGTGGCGAGCGCGGCTGGACCGGCGATATTCCGAAGATGTGCCTCTCGATCGAGAAGCTCACAGGACTGGGGTGGGATGTCGAGCTCGAAAGCGACCAAGCGGTACGGAAGACAACCTGCGAACTCATAAACGAGATGAGCAACTAATCATCAGTCTATACATCAGTAAATTATAATAATTCAAACAAAATTTGTTCTGACTTGGTAACTCCTATCTCAAATTGAGGGTTATTTACTTTAGCGAGACAGTTCACTCACTGATTGTATTGTCTTCAGTTCTGATACGGTCTACAGAACGAGCCAGTCGTAAAGGCTTCAGATGTGAGATCACTCCTGCAGCGAGTGCGCGTCGGACATGGTCTGTAAATGCTCTCTGATCATCCGACAGACAGGCTAGCTTGGAGTCGGGATCGTATTTGATGGAACCACACTTAGCTAATGCCGGTAAGTCCCTCTCATGTATCGTTTTCCTAACAATCAGTGGTTGGATTCCGACTTGAGGCCCGATGTATTCGCTAAGTTCAGTGAGTCCAGCAGGATAGCTACACATGCGGAGGTAGCGAAGAATGTGCCAGCGATAGCGATTCTCCTCGTCTGGAACGTGCTCGGTGACGATTTTCGCATATTTAGAGTTGGTTCGTGACATACTATATCACTGTATTGGAGTAGCCTAATAAAATATTTCTGGTTATTAATTAAAATGAAATCTGAGATGGTAGAATAAACACTGTGCTGGTGATGTATTTCTGTCTGGTCAGCTAACATACAATTGTAGATTGCTGGTATTGTGATAGCATACAATACAAATAAATTCACTGGGAAAATCGGATGGCTATAGTCAGGTAGCCTGCATTAACGGTAGACGAGGCTTAGAACACACAAAGCGGACCTGACACGGCTAAGAGTTGCTTTTCAATGTTACTCCCAGAATTTCGGCACTGTTCCTTCTATTTGATAGCCTTCCCCTTGATTGCTATCGGAAATCAATGTACGGCGTTCTCCATCCATTGATAACGGCCCCATGACGTTCGTCAGCAAGATATCCCGCGTCTCTGTCCGGTAGAGCTCGTACCACTCGTCGCCATCGACACTCGCGAGCACAACCGAATCCTCGGCCGTTTCGTGCATTGGGGAGTAACCAAACGGCATGAGACAGAGCTCGCGTCCCGTTTCGAGGTCCTCGCGGATATGCCAGCGTCGCCGAGCGTACATCTCCATCGTGTCATCTTCCGGGTCAGTCTCGATCTCAACATGGACCCGCTCGAAATCATCTGCCTCCTCAGGAACGTCATTCGGGCCATCGCGCTCCCAACGGAGGATCCCCTCCGGATCGCCGTCGCTCCCGAGAGTGATGCAATCCTTGAACGCGGCGATCTGCGTGACCATCGTAATCGCACCGCGATCGTCGATCTCTTTCCATGACTCCCCGAGGTCGTCGCTCCAGTAGAGTTGGGAATTGCCGTGGTCGCCGACGGCGACCCAAATACGCTCGGCATACGGGTCGTATTCGACATCGTGGATGTGGTTGTTCGCTGCGTCGGTAGTGTTGACTTCTGGCTCAAGGATTTGCTTGAAGGACTGTCCACCGTCTGTCGAGAGAATCACCTCATTACCGTGTTTGCCCGCTTCGTAGTCCGAGAGCTTGTAACAGGAGATAACGACAATGTCCTCGTAGGCAACATGACCTAGACTGTTCGAGACCCTGCCGTAGTCGAACTGGTAAAGCGTCTCTGAATCCGTGTGGTCCTCGTTGATGAGTTCGATCGTACCGCCCTCTTCGCCTCGGCCCCCGACGGCGGCGATGATCCGTCCGCTCTCAGGAACGATGACTGTCTGGACGTTGCCATCAGCCACCCCCTCGAAGGAATACAAGACTTCAGTTGTCTTCCACCAGTCATCACTGACCAGTACGCGCGGGCCATCGCGCCCATAGATACGTTCGTTCTGGTCGATCCAGACAGGTTGGCCGGCCTCACGTTTGTCGTGAACTTCAAGATCGTAGTGCGTATACGGCCGTCCATCACCGCCCTCCGGTTCGGGTCGTTCTTCTTCGGACTCCTCCTTGCTGGATTCGTCATTCCTGTCAGCCGATCCGTCGGACGACTCTGTCTCCTGACTTCCGATACATCCCGCGAGCGTGACGCCCGAGCCGATTGTTGCTGCCGATGCTACGATGAACTTTCTACGATCCATAACAAAAGATAGATATTTTATGCTAATAGTCCTTTTGGCTGATAAGTACGTATTAATTACTATTGGTGGGTGACTAAAGCTGTTATCGATAGCATATGCCACTTCCCTCTATAGGAGGCTATACGACTTCGTATCAAATAGCAGATTGATTTCGCTGGCAACAATAGCTGGACTATTCTGCTGGATTACTTGGCGCACCGATGTAGAACTAGATGCCGTAATGGCCATTCTCTCCTGCCAGATACTAGTGAAGGTCTCTTGATCGGGGAGGAAGGTCTCATCATCGTGTCCTCATGGTCGTCAGCGACAACTGTGACGACGAGAGTATCATCCTTAGTGTTCCAAGATAAGGGTCAAAATAGAAGGCGAGTAAGGGTGGAAGCCTGTCTGTGATAGAACACGATTCTTCATAGATAGTGGAAGTTACATCATATATAATATGTACTGATATGTCACTATCAATTGCGCTGATTCAGGACGGATTGCGGGCCAATTATTGGCTGTTAGAAGACATATATGGTATTCAACAATACATCTCAGCATGTGTATAATCCAAAACGTCTCCAAATATTTCAGTGAAATCAACTTACCAATCAGATATTACTATTATGTCTCTCGTAAGATGAATGAAGTGCTCCGTAAGAAGAGCATCGCTATGAGCCAAGACGATTCACCGCACGACCGAACGCGTCGCACAGTATTGAAAACGACCGGAATGGCAACGATCGGTTTAGTTGGATTCTCCGGTGTTGGAGCAGCCCACGATGATAAGAAAGACGAGGACGACGAATCATACTTCCAGGGCTTTCGCCACGGATACTACAGTCAGAAGAAGGACGACGAAAAAGTTCACAAGGACGGGTATCGAGACGGGAAGAAGCAGTGTCGCAAATACAAAGGCAAAGATGGGTACTTTGCAGGAGTCTACGACAGCTATCATGGGAAAGGCAAACGCAAGCACCATGATGATGGATACCACGATGGCTATCGCTACGGGAAGAAGAAAGGTCACGAATATGATGGAGAAAACAACAAGCAGTCGTATTTCCTAAGCTTTATTTACGGCTATTACAGCGAGAAGAAGAAGGAGTGGGGCGAGGATAACGAAAGCTATCAGAAGGGCTATGACGACGGTGTGAACAAGTGCCAGCGGTACGACGGGGAAGACGAGTACTTCCGCGGCTTCCACCACGGCTATCACCACGAGAGCAAAGAGACCTCAAAGGACGAGGAGGGATACGACGACGGGAAGAAAAAGCGTCACCGTCGCGGCGATAGGGACAAGAAGGACCATAAGCACGATTACGACAAGAAGGACGACGGTCACGACAACAAAGATAAAAAAGACAACGAAAAAGATCACAAAGACGGTAAGAAGGACGGTCATAAACGCGACGGAAAAGACAAAAAAGACGACCATCACGACAAAGACAAAAAAGATCACAAACACGGTCACGACGATAAGGACAATAAGAAAGACGACGACCATCACGACCACGACAAGGACAAAAAGGACGACCACCACGACGACAAAGACAAGAAGAAGGGCTACGACGACGGCTACCACCACGGGGAGAAGAAGAGTCCTAAATCTAAGGACGATTACGACGACGAGGACAAGAAGGACGACCACCACGACGACAAAGACAAGGACAAGAAAGACGACGACCACCACGACGACAAAGACAAGGACAAGAAAGACGACGACCACCACCACGATCACGACGATAAGGACCGTAAGAAAGACGACGACCATCACGACCACGACAAGGAAAAATAAGCATAGCGTTGACCCAGTAGGAAACATCACAAAACCTACTGCGGCTCAAACCTGTCGTGACGATTTCCCCATCTCTCATATTGGGATGCCTTCGGAGCAATCTTCGATTGTAGGATGAAACAGTCTTTTGGCGCGACTTGAGAGGCTACCCTTGAATAGAGAAGTTCAGTTCTCAAGGATGTCTAATTATGACTATTTCGTATTCGTCACTATCTTTAGCCTCCCAGATGACGCGATCTGTATTCTCTGTGCTCACGAAATGGCGACTCCGAATGCTTGTAGCGCTCTCAGTGGTAGCTCCGACTGTCGGCATCTGCTCTCACCACTTATACCGGTGGTAAACTGGCGAACGGCTGGTTTATCGGACCAGTGGTGCCCGTCGAGATCGTGGTTGTTGTCTCAGCAATCAGTTACTACGAACAGGAAACACGCCGGAATCTAGTAAAGCGACTATAACCCAGCTTCAGTTGTGAGCTACTCTACTTCGTTCACTGAAATCTGATCTGATCATTGAGAGTTAGGCAGCTGGATATATCTCTAACAAATGTTCAAAAAGGCCCTATCGTCGGGGATACCCAGTTTGATCACAGCTGTGGTCCTGATTTGTTATCGGAGAGGTGAGAAAGGACTGTGGATTAGTATGGAAAATATCACTTGGTCATTAGTCGACTGTTCATCCCGTCAAAGAAAATATCGCCACATGGGTGTTGATAGAAAAAACTTATAGACTTTCGTATAATATATGATCACCAAGTTAGATAATTTTAAATAGTGTAGTGTTATTGTTGCGTACACACTGAGTACATCAGTGTGTGATGGATATGGAAGGACCTGACAGGAACGGCGACGCAACGCGACGAACACTGTTGAAAGTGCTTGCAGCTGCTGGCCTTACCGGCACTGGGATCGCGGCTACGAGTGGATCCGCAGCAGCGCACGAATCGGACCACAAGAAAGAGTGGTGCGAAGACGAAGATCACCACCATAAGAAAGGACACGGAAGAGGCCACGGCAAATTCGATAAAGATTATCACCGATATAAGTGCAAGCTGGAGCGTGATGGGGAGATCGTCGATGAATGCGATGCTGTTGACGAGTGTGAGGTCGGTGATGACGTAACGTATACCGGGACGCTACTCGTCACTGCTGTTGAGCTGAGCGATGACAATGAGGTCCTCGTGAGTGGTGAGCTGGAAGGAACACTCGACGGTGACAATTGTGAAGAAATAGAGGAGACGTTCGAGGACGTTTCCATTGGAACCCTTCAGGAGATTTTTACTGTTCGTCCCGCTGACGATCCGGAAGACTGTCCCATTCTGGAAATCAATATCGGTGGCCTCTGTCTCGAACTCCTTGGTCTTCAGGTTCAGCTTGAAACCATTGAAATCGATCCCGTGGGTATCATTGGTGAGGACAATCTCGTGAGCGACCTCCTCTGCGATCTGCTCCGTCGTCTCAGCTTCTAATACTCTTCGCTGTATTTAGCGACCTTTTTTTGAGTGATATAGTTAATATATGATAATAAAGAGTCAAATCGGGGTACAAATCCTGCCATAGCGACTGTCACCAATTGGTTGTTTCACTAACCGATCATACGAACGAGCGTTAGAATATCCTGAAAATCAACTACACCGTTGTCGTTAAAATCAAGCATGAGAATTATTGAGGAGTTTTCGTTCTCAGTCGACGCAGATCCGTTCTCATTTGATGAGGAAGCGTTTGAATCACCTGCAGCAGATTCGGCTACATTAGATTGCGTGTTGCCAGCCTCCCTCTCCGTTGTGTCTGTATCCTCAGAGTCCGTATCAGTAGAGGTGCCTGTAGTTGACTCATTAGTATCCTCCTGTGGAGACGAGGCTGATCCATCCGTAGCGATATCACTGTTCTGATCTCCTGTCTCGTTAACTCCACTCCCGGTGAGCTGCCCAGCAGTTTCTGTTGCACTTCCGGCGATCTCAACCTGGACAGAAGCCGATTTCTGACCCGTTGACGTCGGTGAGAACTGGATACTGATTGTACGTGACTCGTTCGCCTGGAGCGTGAATGGAGCATCACCATCTACAACGGTGAACTGATCCGCATCCGACCCCGTGATCTCTACTTCAGTAATAGGGAGTGTCTGGTCTGTTGGATTTGGTTGAGAGACGGTTCGTACAACACTGGATCCGACGACAGTCTCTCCGAAATTCAGCGTCTGTTGTGCTCCGACGGGTGTCATACCGAGCCCGGTCGCGCCGATCCCGATCCCCGCGGCTGTACCCGTTGTTCGAAGCACGCGTCGTCGAGAAACAGCCTCTTTCCAGTTGGCTTCCTTTGATAGTACTGAGTCTAACATCACTACATATTTGACTTGTCTATACACTTAGTATTCAGAATAACTAAAGTAAAAGATGAGTAAAAACTAGAATATTGAAAAGACCCAACAGTTCCAATTGATGATTTGAGATCATGCCGGGCGAGAAGAAGTGCGCATTCACGCGGTAATAGGGTGCTACGGAATGGACTGGATTCGACCGCGTCCTCTCGACTGGATCAGAACAGGTGTCAACGAGGGAAATGATCGTTCGGTGACCGGGTTACTCCCAGAACTTCGGGACCGTCGCGTCGATCTGATAGCCATCGCCCTGATTACTGTCGGACACAATCGTTCTGCGATCGCCATCCATCGACAGCGGCCCCATGACGTTCGTCAGGAGAATTTCGCGGGTTTCCGTCCGATAGAGCTCATACCACTCGTCACCATCGACACTCGCGAGCACAACCGAATCCTCTGCGCTGTCGTTCATCGGGGAGTAGCCAAACGGCATGAGACAGAGCTCACGTCCCGTTTCGAGGTCCTCGCGGATATGCCAGCGTCGCCGAGCGTACATCTGCATGACATCGTCGTCGGGATCGGTCTCGATCTCGACGTGGACCCGCTCGAAATCATCTGCCTCCTCAGGAACGTCATTCGGGCCATCGCGCTCCCAACGAAGAATTCCTTCGGGCGTGCCGTCGCTCCCGAGAACGACGCAGTCTTTGAACGCGGCGACTTGGGTGACCATCGTGATGTCGCCCCGATCGTCGATCTCGCTCCACGATTTGCCGAGGTCGCCGCTCCAATAGAGTTGAGAGTTGCCATGGTCGCCGACGGCGACCCAAATACGCTCGGCGTACGGGTCATACTCGACGTCGTGGATGTGGTTGTTCGCCGCCTCGGTGCTGTTGACGCTCGGTTCAAGGACCTTTTCGAACGACTTCCCGCCGTCCGTCGAGAGAATTACCTCGTTACCGTGGTCGCCCGCCTCGTAGTCCGAGAGCTTGTAACAGGAGATAACGATAATATCCTCATAGGCGACGTGGCCCATGCTGTTCGACACCCGCCCGTAGTCGAACTGGTAAAGCGTCTCCGAGTCGGTGCGGTCCTTGTTAATGAGTTCGACCTTCCCACCCTCTTCGCTCCGACCCCCGACAGCGGCAATGACTCGCCCGTTATCCGGAACGATAATGGTTTGGACGTTCCCGTCGCGCTTGCCATCAAACGAGTACAGCACCTCGGTCGTCTGCCACCAGTCGTCGCTCACTAGTACGCGTGGTCCGTCGCGTCCGTAGACGCGGCCATTCTGATCGACCCAGACGGGCTGACCGGCCTCTCGCTTGTCGTGGACCTCGAGATCGTAATGGTAGTACGGCTCGCCGTCTCCCCCTTCCGGTTCGGGCTGGTCAGCCTCCGAATCGGTATCGTTGGACTCCCTATCTCCGGTAGTCGTATCCTCCGAAGACTCGGATTCGTCCCCTGAACTCCCAAGACAGCCCGCGAGCGCGATACTCGACCCAGTCGTTGCGGCTGAGAGGGCGATGAATTGTCGTCGATCCATACGACCGACAACCGGGCGGATGCTGGTAGTAAAATAGTCACTAATACGGTATTACTGAATTTCGATACAATAATCCCCATCCTACTGGTGAGGAACCGGCATAGAGTCGTTAGTTTGAGAAGGAAGTTCGTAGTGTCGTGTATTAGACCCCGATCTCGATGGACACACGTAGGATGGCTACTCAACGGTGGAGAGATGGTAGCTGACAACCGTTCC
The DNA window shown above is from Halalkalicoccus jeotgali B3 and carries:
- a CDS encoding WD40/YVTN/BNR-like repeat-containing protein → MAYAIDNSFSHPPIVINTYLSAKRTISIKYLSFVMDRRKFIVASAATIGSGVTLAGCIGSQETESSDGSADRNDESSKEESEEERPEPEGGDGRPYTHYDLEVHDKREAGQPVWIDQNERIYGRDGPRVLVSDDWWKTTEVLYSFEGVADGNVQTVIVPESGRIIAAVGGRGEEGGTIELINEDHTDSETLYQFDYGRVSNSLGHVAYEDIVVISCYKLSDYEAGKHGNEVILSTDGGQSFKQILEPEVNTTDAANNHIHDVEYDPYAERIWVAVGDHGNSQLYWSDDLGESWKEIDDRGAITMVTQIAAFKDCITLGSDGDPEGILRWERDGPNDVPEEADDFERVHVEIETDPEDDTMEMYARRRWHIREDLETGRELCLMPFGYSPMHETAEDSVVLASVDGDEWYELYRTETRDILLTNVMGPLSMDGERRTLISDSNQGEGYQIEGTVPKFWE
- a CDS encoding FtsX-like permease family protein is translated as MGYQRILLRQWSRRDWLTVVIVAVSTAFLVGTTLLLLTAGTHITTVSSDLATSTTATHHDSLANAEEAAGDDAIVFPVATVEDENGIKHTVIGIPPNAPSELADATTSWQTATIPPPGDPETVSGPVSNEQTIEFEGQQETTTVTAIPQEEKTIFPSWWYTASSSTVETLGPTEAITIESGGTMTGDFTSFFPSGQSDMGVPLISALVLLLAGMHEVLQLLAVATAAGAVIILVVLYSVTRISVRERIETIEIIRSTGGTPLRVLSLFGLRSTLLAFVGVLSGFLVGVVVTHLSIALATWAGVSITLEPQLTPSVLSILVPMLATLVLVGCFAGILAARPAVNAPPTALQSYAGQRSDPPLVQRLTTRLPSSFSPTLLDWRILVPTGATLTVFILLVLLIGGLGAAIAPLQSTQSGTLTSADASHPIDSRLDVEVADAFHAEGIDASPEIVLAQVHDGQPYLARGANYSDFAAVTDSELVKGHAPTAPNEAVVGQDLAESQDLTIGDTRTLGGSDRPGVARVTIVGVYQTNSLSDSQLIVPLETGHHLSVDSGTVHVVRTAGNVDAVFDTPDSSQIPPEERIVQGINTPETAVQGESVPITVHVHNDESSTVSQTLTINAGQQTIERDVTLDPDEEERIEINHTFESTGSQTVSSQGHERTITVSAPDSLMLPETLPANASPGETLLVPVTTSTEEPVSDATVSIDGTEATTNANGIARVELPENEGEYNLTATAAGQDEVDHQIQVIEGQQRLLGATVTVDPRTGTPNTTPETTVTLMNHWSVDRTQDISVSSPTGEQGRTVTLASGESRTIERTLGESDQQIPPGEYEIEVTADEETIATEPYEVLDGEFALEQIPDGAQYQSGAALGQVIENTVGNIQILFATMIVLAGLMTIGSTTAAFTQAVHARRKAIAVYRSTGARRMRVLRIIVTDACKLAIPAVVLAAMGALIALVILNALGLLSVFGVQLMTDVPPGIILLSLAGAIVIAVCSAALAVLPILRLSPTAMWSGTSTNNPHAGASDTGQPNESR
- a CDS encoding ABC transporter ATP-binding protein, with protein sequence MNQALLQADGLLIQRGGDEILDGVSIQINRDSSTLIQGPSGSGKTTLFNVLGLLDSPTAGTLVVDGHDVSESSERTRARIRRETVGFVFQDFRLIDDLTARENAAVPQDHRGKRDEDWLDTLFDALDITDLADQYPATLSGGEKQRVAIARALANQPDVILADEPTGQLDPETAAQVLDLLFDLRDRTEMALVVISHDRRLADRFDRVLILDDGALTEQSSAQLSTPPSLH
- a CDS encoding NAD-dependent epimerase/dehydratase family protein, with product MELEDSRLLITGGAGFIGSHLSEQLLAAGNEVVILDNFANSEPGDVPNEAELVEGDVTDLAVVNEAIDSDIDGVFHLAARKSVNDEWPRQQFEENTAMTYNILKAMDHSDVSEIAFTSSSTVYGEAPRPTPEDYAPAEPISVYATSKIADESLLSTHAHTHGMRVWTFRFANIVGPRLRGAVIPDFVEKLRANPETLTILGNGRQEKSYMYIEDCLDAMSHIIEHTDQPVNTFNLGTRTTTSVNQIADIISDELGVDPKYEYTGGERGWTGDIPKMCLSIEKLTGLGWDVELESDQAVRKTTCELINEMSN
- a CDS encoding choice-of-anchor D domain-containing protein, producing the protein MTPVGAQQTLNFGETVVGSSVVRTVSQPNPTDQTLPITEVEITGSDADQFTVVDGDAPFTLQANESRTISIQFSPTSTGQKSASVQVEIAGSATETAGQLTGSGVNETGDQNSDIATDGSASSPQEDTNESTTGTSTDTDSEDTDTTEREAGNTQSNVAESAAGDSNASSSNENGSASTENENSSIILMLDFNDNGVVDFQDILTLVRMIG